The Bradyrhizobium betae genomic interval AGCGGCCGCGGCCGCGCGCCATCCTGGGGCGGAAGGTCGGGCCCATCACGGTGCAGCCGGTCTTGGCGGCGATGCGCTCGGCCAGCGCCAGGCCCTGCTCGGAAAGCGCGCTGCCGGTCATCAGCAGCAGCGTGCCTTCGCCGTCACCGTGCAGGATCTTGGCGGCCTGCTCGACCGCCTGCGGTGAATAGCTCGCGCGCTGCTGCTCGGCGGGCACCTCGGCGATGCCTTCGGCCTCGTTCCAGGCGGTGTCGGCGGGCAGGATCAGAGTGGCGATCTGCCCCGGCGCGCTCTTGGCGGCGGCGATCGCCGCGGCACCGTCGGCGGCAACCGATTTCGAATCCGGCGAGGTGCGGACCCAGGACGACATCGGCCGGGCGAGGCCCTCGATGTCGGAGGTCAGCGGGGCGTTGTAGCCGATGTGGTAGACGGCGTGCTGGCCGACGATGTTGACGATGCCGGAATTCGCCTTCTTGGCGTTGTGCAGATTGGCAAGGCCATTGGCGAGGCCGGGGCCGAGATGCAGCAGGGTCGAGGCCGGCGTACCTTTCATGCGGTAATAGCCGTCGGCTGCTCCCGTCACCACGCCTTCGAACAGGCCGAGCACGCAGCGCATGCCCGGAACGCGGTCGAGCGCTGCGACAAAATGCATCTCGGAGGTGCCCGGGTTGGAGAAGCAGATATCCACCCCGCCTTTGACCATCGTCCGCACCAGGCTTTCCGCACCGTTCATCCCAAAGCTCCTGCAACCGGCAATTTTCAATGATCCGTCCGATCAATCATTGTTCGCGGTTCCCGTCAAAGCAATAGGGGCCATCGCGGCCCTGCTCCGCGCGACGACGCGCCGGTTTGGCTAATTCTTTTTGGCGGATTGGCGCGGTTGCCTATTTGGTAACGGCATTCATTAACGATGGCTCATTCGGAAAGGGCCTGCCTCACGGGGCCGTGGCTTGCGAAAAGCCCGCGAATATGGCCTCTGGCTGTCGTTGAATCGATTTTTTGCTGGGGGAAACAATGATCCGGTTTTTTGCCGCGCCGATTGCCGCCATCGCATTGCTGTCGGCCGTTGCGGGCGGCGCGCTCGCCGAAGAGTTCGACTCGCGCGACATCATGGGCGGCGGCCCGAACTTCTTCCGTTCCGGCGCCAACCCGGTTCCCCGCACCACCGTCAACTACAGCGGCGCCTATGCGCCCGGAACGATCGTGGTCAACACGTCCGAACGGCGGCTCTATCTGGTGCTGCAGAACGGCCAGGCGCTGCGCTATGGCATCGGCGTCGGCCGCGACGGCTTCCGCTGGGGCGGGGTGCACAAGATCACCGCCAAGAAGGAGTGGCCGGACTGGACGCCGCCGTCGCAGATGCTGGCCCGCCGGCCGGACCTGCCGCGCCACATGAAGGGCGGCGTCGAAAACCCGCTCGGCGCGCGCGCCATGTATCTGGGGTCGACGCTCTACCGCATCCACGGTTCCAACGAGCCGGAGACGATCGGCCAGGCGGTCTCCTCGGGATGCTTCCGCATGACCAATGACGACGTCAGCGACCTCTACGGCCGCGTCGGGGTCGGCACCACCGTGGTCGTGCTGAACAACTAGATCCGCGCAGGCTTCCGTAGGGGGCAAAGGCGCACTTGCGCCGTGCCCACCATCTGTCTGCTTGCCTTAAATGGTGGGCACGCTTCGCTTTGCCCACCCTACGCAGCGGCGCGCGACGCATGGTCGGACCCCCGCGGGGCGCGTGAATTTGCGGACTTGTGCGCAGGGCGCGAATGCGGCAGCGTCGCAACACGATGAGCGCATTGAACTCGCCCTCGCCCTCCCTGCGCACCGCCCTGCTGGCGCTCGCAACGCTCACATGTGTACCTGATACCGCACCCACGGCCGTCGCGGGCGAAGTGGCCGCGATCGCCGCACGCCAGCGCCTCGAGAAGAAGAGCTTCACCGACGGCGAGATCGTCGAGGGTTTTCTGAAGACCGCGTTCGGCGCCGAATATCACCTCGCCGGCCGCGTCGACCGCATCCGCAAGTTCGACGCGCCGGTGCGGGTGTTCGCCGAGAGCAACCGCGCCGACCGCAAGGCGCAGCTGGCCAAGGTCGTGGCCGACATCGGCAAGCGCGTGCAGCACCTCGACATCGCCATGATCGAGACCAACGAGGCCGCGAACGTGCGGGTGAAGCTGGTGCGCGACCGCGACCTGTTCCGCACCATCGCGAGCTTCTACGGCGCCGAGAAGGCGCGCGAGATCCGCACCTCGCTCGATCCGCAATGCCTGTCCGGCTTCCGCAAGAACGACAATTTCGAGATCGAGCATTCCGACGTCATCCTCACCGTCGACAACGGCGACTTCACCTTCCTCGACTGCGCCTATGAGGAGCTGCTGCAATCGCTCGGGCCGATCAACGACACCGCGAGCGTGCCGTGGACGATGTTCAACGACAACGTCTCGATGGGCTATTTCGACGTCTACGACCAGTACATCCTCAACCTGCTCTACGACCCCCGCATCAAGCCCGGCATGACGGTCGCCGAGGTCAAGACGGTGCTGCCTGAAGTGCTCGCGGATGTACGGATCTGGGTGAAACGGGTGAATGATTTGAAGGAGTGAGGCGCCGCCTCCCGCCGCGCCTCACATCTTCTTCGCCTTCGTCATCAGGAACTGCTGGCGCATCACGTTGCTGCTGCCGTCGAAATATTCGGAGATCAGCGCCTCGAACTCGGCACGCAGGCTCTTGAGCTTCTCCGGCTCGTCCTTGTGCTGGGCGACGAGCTTGATCATGGGGCCGATGGTGGCTTCCATGGTGCGGCGGAAATGCTGCGGGCTGAGCGCGGATGGCGTCATCATGTCCATCTCGAACGAAAGGTCCTTCACCTTGCCCGCCAGGCGCTCGGTGACGATCTTGGGATCGCCCCACGACACCGGCGATGCGACGCCCTCGGGCGGCGGCAAATGACGACCGATCAGCGCGAACATCCGGCCGACATAGAGATGCGGCGGCCACGTTGAAAAGGCGATGGCGCCGCCGGGCTTCAGCACGCGCAGCATCTCGGCAATGGTGACGTCTGGGCGCGGCGCGAACATGTGGCCGAACTGGCTCAGCACCACATCGAACTCGCTATCACCATAGGGCAGGCTCTCGGCGTCACCTTCCCTGAAGTCGATATCGAGGTTCGCCAGCTCCGCGTGCTCGCGGGCGCGCGCGACGAGGACCGGCGACAAATCGAGTCCCCTCACTTTCGCGCCACGACGCGCAGCCGTAACGGCCACGACACCGGTGCCGCAGCCGACGTCGAGGACCCGCAGACCGGCGCCAACACCGGCGAAATTCACCAGCTTTGCCGCCGTAGGCGTCGTGGACACTTCCATCGGCGTGAACAGCGACCAGGCTTCCTTCTGGACGGCCTTGAAGGCTGCAAACGGATCCTGCGCGGTCATGGAACTCTCCCTTCACTCGAGGTCGATCATCATGAGGCTGGCGACGGACGCCGGAGGTTCAACACAGATGCAAAGATGATCGCGAAAGCCCGTGGCGATCGCGGCTGGTCGGGTGGGTCAGCCTAATCGTACTGAGTCAGGCGGACTACTGCACCAGGTCGGCGACGGTGGTTGCGGCCTTCAGGCCCGTGCCGGTGAGGACGGCGACCGTGGTCTCGCTCTCCTTGATGGCACCGGTGGCGGAGAGCTTTTCCAGCGCGGCGGCCGCGCTGGCGCAGGTCGGCTCGACGAACAGGCCCTGGCGCGCGAGGCGACGCAAGGCGGCAACGATCTCGTCTTCGGTGAGCGCGACGGTGCCGCCGCCGCTCTCGCGCAAGGCGGCGATGATCTCGCGCAGGCGCAGCGGGGTCTTGATGGCGGTGCCTTCGGCGATGGTCTTCAGCACCTCGCGCGCGACAGGCGTGTCGACGCCAACCTGAAAGCTCGCATCGATCGGTGAGCAATTCAGCGGCTGCGCCGCGAACAGGCGCGGCAGCCTTGCGATCTGGCCTGCCTTCAACAGCTCGCGGAAGCCGAAGGCGCAGCCTAAAAGGCTGCTGCCCGCGCCGACCGGCATGATGACGTTGTCGGGCGCGCGAAAGCCGAGATCTTCCCAGATTTCATAGGCGAGCGACTTGGTGCCTTCCAGAAAGAACGGCTGCCAATTGTGGCTGGCATAGAAGGTCTGGCTCGACTGCCGGATCGCCTCGGCCTCCGATTCCTCGCGCGGGCCCTCGACGAGCTGCACCGTCGCGCCATAGGCGCGCACCTGCGCGATCTTGGCCGGCGACGTCGAGGCCGGCGCCAGGATCTTCACGCGCATTCCGCCGGCGGCACCAAGCCCCGCCATCGACGAGCCGCCATTGCCGGAGGAGTCCTCCAGAATGGCGTCGACGCCGATCTGGCGCAGGAAGGACAGCATCACCGCCGAGCCGCGATCCTTGAAGCTGCCGGTCGGGTTGAACCATTCGAGCTTGAACAACGGCCGCAGGTCACCCCAGTCCTGCTGCACGAGCGGCGTGCAGCCTTCACCGAGCGTGATCGGCTTTGCGATCTCGACCGGCAGCGCCGCGCGGTAGCGCCAGAGCGAGCGCGTGCGGGGCTCAATGTCGTCCCGCGATATGCCCGGTCCCGGCGTCACCAGAAGCGGCGTGCGCTGGTCCGAGCACCAGCGCGGCGGATCCAGCGGATAGAGCTGTCCGTTGCGGGGATCGATGTAGCTGGCGGCGGGCATGGGGGTCTCCGGGGGCAGAGCCGATCCAGTCGATATGTCCGAATATGCTGATCTTATCCAGTCAATCGTTTGGAGGGTGTGGACGCGGCCAATTCGTGCAAGATGGCGGCCATGCTTCATCTCGACCACATCACCGTCGCCGCGAACGACCTCGCCGAAGGCGTCGCCTATGTCGAAAAGGCGCTCGGCCTCGCCCCGCCCGCCGGCGGCTCGCATCCGCTGATGGGAACGCATAATCATCTGCTGCGGCTGAGCGAGACGAGCTTCCTCGAAGTCATCGCGCCGGACCCACAGGCCTCCGCGCCAAGCCGGCCACGCTGGTTCGCATTGGACGATCCGCAGACGCATGCGGCGCTCGCATCCTCGCCGAAGCTCATGACCTGGGTCGTGAGCACGTCCGACATCACATCGGCGCTTGCAAAAATCCCGCAGGCCGCGGGGCCGGCGATCACGGTGACGCGCGGCGATCTCGAATGGCTGATCTCCGTTCCGCCCGACGGCTCGATGCCGTTCGGTGGTGCGTTTCCGACCGTGATCGAATGGCCGGAAGGCCCGCATCCGGCCTCGCGCATGCCTGACCTCGGTTGCGCGCTGGTGGCGTTCGAGATCCGACACCCCGAGGCGGATACGATCCGGGCGGCTCTGGCTGGCTTCCTGGACGATCCGCGCGTCCGCTTCAGCCATGCCCCTGAGCCGTCGTTTCGCGCGGTGATCCGGACACCCCGGGGCGAGCGGGAATTGGTCTAGCCGCGCCCGGCCCGCCCCTTAAAAAATGCAAACAATTTCATATATATAATCAGCCACCCCGAGAGGCCGCGGCCGGTGCCGGCGCGCTATTCGGGGACGGCACGCCGATGCCGATATGAACGGCAGCGGCCCTGAGACGGCGCTGTCACGCGACACCATTAACTTGTCTGTCGCGGCTCGCCGCTACAATATGTTGGATTGATCTTGCGTCGCCGGTGGCGGCGCGACCGAGCCAGGCCCGTCCGAGCGGCGGGCCGTTGGCTTTTTGGGAGTTTGGTCATGAGCCGCGCGAACCGTACCGACCACATCCGCCTCACCTCCCATCCGGAGCCGGGCCGGAAGGCCGCCTTCCCGATCCACTGGGGTGCCGCGGATGCGCGCGCCCGCGGACCGATCATCGGCACGGTGTCGCGCGCCGGGGATCGCAACGTGATCGGCAGCCATGGCGGCTCCTATGCGATGTACCGCGCGCTCGCGGTGTCCGCCGGCGCGCTCGATCCGATCCGTCGCCCGGATCTCACCAACACGTTTCCGGCCGCGACCATCGGGCCGTTCGAGCAATGGCGCGATCCCGCCAAGATCGTCGCGCTCGATCCCTGGGGGCATCTGGTCGCCGAGAACTTCAGCAAGGAGATCGCCGAGGGTTCCGACATCCGTCCGAGCATCGCGGTGACCCGCGCGCGGCTGGATCTGCCGGAGATCCGCGAGGCGCTGGCGGCAAAACGGCTGCGCGCCGACGGCGAGGTCGTGCATGCCAATGGCAGCGTCTCGGTCGTGAAGATCGCGATCGATCCGGTCTGGTATCTGCCCGGCCTTGCCGAGCGGTTCGGCACCAACGAGACCGAGCTCCGCCGCACCCTGTTCGAGCAGACCGCCGGCATGTTCCCCGAACTGGTGACGCGGCCGGACATGAAGGTGTTCCTGCCGCCGATCGGCGGCACCACGGTCTACATGTTCGGCGATGTGACCAAACTGCCGGACCATCGCACCAAGATCACCTGCCGCGTGCACGACGAGTGCAATGGCTCCGACGTGTTCGGCTCCGACATCTGCACCTGCCGGCCCTATCTGAT includes:
- a CDS encoding class I SAM-dependent methyltransferase; amino-acid sequence: MTAQDPFAAFKAVQKEAWSLFTPMEVSTTPTAAKLVNFAGVGAGLRVLDVGCGTGVVAVTAARRGAKVRGLDLSPVLVARAREHAELANLDIDFREGDAESLPYGDSEFDVVLSQFGHMFAPRPDVTIAEMLRVLKPGGAIAFSTWPPHLYVGRMFALIGRHLPPPEGVASPVSWGDPKIVTERLAGKVKDLSFEMDMMTPSALSPQHFRRTMEATIGPMIKLVAQHKDEPEKLKSLRAEFEALISEYFDGSSNVMRQQFLMTKAKKM
- a CDS encoding L,D-transpeptidase, with product MIRFFAAPIAAIALLSAVAGGALAEEFDSRDIMGGGPNFFRSGANPVPRTTVNYSGAYAPGTIVVNTSERRLYLVLQNGQALRYGIGVGRDGFRWGGVHKITAKKEWPDWTPPSQMLARRPDLPRHMKGGVENPLGARAMYLGSTLYRIHGSNEPETIGQAVSSGCFRMTNDDVSDLYGRVGVGTTVVVLNN
- a CDS encoding DUF2927 domain-containing protein, producing the protein MSALNSPSPSLRTALLALATLTCVPDTAPTAVAGEVAAIAARQRLEKKSFTDGEIVEGFLKTAFGAEYHLAGRVDRIRKFDAPVRVFAESNRADRKAQLAKVVADIGKRVQHLDIAMIETNEAANVRVKLVRDRDLFRTIASFYGAEKAREIRTSLDPQCLSGFRKNDNFEIEHSDVILTVDNGDFTFLDCAYEELLQSLGPINDTASVPWTMFNDNVSMGYFDVYDQYILNLLYDPRIKPGMTVAEVKTVLPEVLADVRIWVKRVNDLKE
- a CDS encoding threonine synthase, with the translated sequence MPAASYIDPRNGQLYPLDPPRWCSDQRTPLLVTPGPGISRDDIEPRTRSLWRYRAALPVEIAKPITLGEGCTPLVQQDWGDLRPLFKLEWFNPTGSFKDRGSAVMLSFLRQIGVDAILEDSSGNGGSSMAGLGAAGGMRVKILAPASTSPAKIAQVRAYGATVQLVEGPREESEAEAIRQSSQTFYASHNWQPFFLEGTKSLAYEIWEDLGFRAPDNVIMPVGAGSSLLGCAFGFRELLKAGQIARLPRLFAAQPLNCSPIDASFQVGVDTPVAREVLKTIAEGTAIKTPLRLREIIAALRESGGGTVALTEDEIVAALRRLARQGLFVEPTCASAAAALEKLSATGAIKESETTVAVLTGTGLKAATTVADLVQ
- a CDS encoding VOC family protein produces the protein MLHLDHITVAANDLAEGVAYVEKALGLAPPAGGSHPLMGTHNHLLRLSETSFLEVIAPDPQASAPSRPRWFALDDPQTHAALASSPKLMTWVVSTSDITSALAKIPQAAGPAITVTRGDLEWLISVPPDGSMPFGGAFPTVIEWPEGPHPASRMPDLGCALVAFEIRHPEADTIRAALAGFLDDPRVRFSHAPEPSFRAVIRTPRGERELV
- a CDS encoding GTP cyclohydrolase II produces the protein MSRANRTDHIRLTSHPEPGRKAAFPIHWGAADARARGPIIGTVSRAGDRNVIGSHGGSYAMYRALAVSAGALDPIRRPDLTNTFPAATIGPFEQWRDPAKIVALDPWGHLVAENFSKEIAEGSDIRPSIAVTRARLDLPEIREALAAKRLRADGEVVHANGSVSVVKIAIDPVWYLPGLAERFGTNETELRRTLFEQTAGMFPELVTRPDMKVFLPPIGGTTVYMFGDVTKLPDHRTKITCRVHDECNGSDVFGSDICTCRPYLIHGIEESARGAQEGGLGLVIYNRKEGRALGEVTKFLVYNARKRQEDGDAAAAYFERTECVAGVQDARFQQLMPDTIHWLGLKRIDRFLSMSDMKHDALTSQGIDIVERVPIPLELIPADAHVEIAAKKAAGYYSTDIAPEKDVNGVVGRSLEKY